Proteins encoded within one genomic window of Cucumis sativus cultivar 9930 chromosome 3, Cucumber_9930_V3, whole genome shotgun sequence:
- the LOC101220060 gene encoding small G protein signaling modulator 1 isoform X2, with product MIASGTDISSSFGVAGVGGGLFSRLMATTRPNAAVAFTALAGLAVVAVLFYSASRGRLKSPWSRKKRKHALSPQQWRSLFTPDGKLRDGGIKFLKKVRSGGVDPSIRTEVWPFLLGVYDLSSTEEERDAVRVQKRKEYEKLRKQCQSLLKFGTESIKLDDDEMNCNKEGDTQHVAHGDASPTLEDVVSARESISSDEKGSNLRYLDGTSGVLLERDDSSRQMAIADADASALNTESSDSDSSEDPEVSQTFPSSDGREDNDPDFNSKNSSPLVTEVTSKFRNNEDFTTWQRIIRLDAVRANAEWIAYAPSLAAVSDDKARHFAEIVGLKDYDHLESCRIFHAARLVTILEAYALYDPEIGYCQGMSDLLSPIVTVITEDHEAFWCFVGFMRKARHNFRLDEVGIRKQLNIVSRIIKFKDSHLYRHLQDLEAEDCFFVYRMVVVLFRRELTFEQTLCLWEVMWADQAAIRAGVGKSAWSRIRQRAPPTEDLLLYAIAASVLQKRKLIIEKYNSMDEIIRECNSMAGQLDVWKLLDDAHDLVVTLHEKIETSLNE from the exons ATGATCGCCTCCGGCACCGACATCTCCTCTTCCTTCGGCGTCGCCGGCGTCGGTGGCGGCCTCTTCTCCCGTTTGATGGCCACTACACGCCCCAATGCAGCCGTCGCCTTCACCGCCTTGGCCGGCCTCGCTGTGGTCGCCGTTCTCTTCTACTCCGCCAGTAG GGGGCGCCTTAAATCACCTTGGTCACGCAAGAAAAGGAAGCACGCACTTTCACCCCAACAATGGAGAAGTTTGTTTACGCCAGATGGGAAACTTAGAGATGGTGGcattaagtttttgaaaaaagttcGAAGTGGA GGTGTAGATCCAAGTATTAGAACTGAGGTCTGGCCGTTCCTTCTTGGAGT CTATGACTTGAGCAGTactgaagaagaaagagatgcTGTAAGAGTACAGAAGAG gaaagaatatgaaaaactTCGCAAACAATGCCAATCTTTACTGAAGTTTGGGACTGAGAGTATAAAGTTGGATGATGATGAGATGAACTGCAACAAGGAGGGGGACACTCAGCATGTTGCTCATGGTGATGCCTCTCCTACTTTGGAAGATGTGGTTAGTGCCAGAGAATCTATTTCTAGCGACGAAAAGGGCTCAAACTTAAGATACTTGGATGGAACCTCGGGTGTTTTGTTGGAAAGGGATGACAGTTCTAGACAGATGGCTATCGCTGATGCTGATGCTTCTGCTCTAAATACTGAATCATCTGATTCAGATTCTTCTGAGGATCCTGAAGTTAGTCAAACATTCCCTTCCTCAGATGGTAGAGAAGATAATGATCCTGATTTCAATTCCAAAAATTCATCTCCCTTGGTAACAGAGGTTACATCCAAATTTCGCAACAATGAAGACTTTACAACATGGCAGCGGATCATTCGCCTTGATGCGGTACGTGCAAATGCAGAATGGATAGCCTACGCACCATCCCTAGCAGCAGTTTCGGATGATAAGGCCAGACATTTTGCCGAGATTGTTGGTTTGAAAGATTACGATCATCTAGAGTCCTGTAGGATCTTTCATGCTGCTAGATTAGTGACTATTCTTGAAGCATATGCTTTATATGACCCTGAAATTGGGTATTGCCAAGGAATGAGTGATCTGCTTTCTCCTATAGTCACTGTGATAACTGAAGATCATGAGGCATTTTGGTGCTTTGTCGGCTTCATGCGGAAAGCTCGACATAACTTTAGGCTTGATGAGGTTGGGATTCGAAAGCAACTGAACATTGTATCTAGAATCATCAAATTCAAGGACTCTCACCTTTACAGACACCTACAAGACCTCGAAGCGGAGGATTGCTTTTTCGTTTATAGGATGGTTGTGGTACTGTTTAGAAGGGAATTAACATTTGAACAGACGTTGTGCCTTTGGGAGGTGATGTGGGCTGATCAGGCAGCTATTAGAGCTGGTGTAGGTAAATCAGCTTGGAGCAGAATTAGGCAACGAGCCCCACCCACGGAGGACTTACTGCTCTATGCAATTGCTGCCTCAGTTTTACAGAAGAGGAAATTGATCATAGAAAAATACAACAGCATGGACGAAATTATTAGGGAGTGCAACAGCATGGCCGGGCAACTTGATGTGTGGAAACTATTGGACGATGCTCATGATTTGGTGGTGACCCTCCATGAGAAGATCGAAACTTCACTTAATGAGTAA
- the LOC101220060 gene encoding uncharacterized protein DDB_G0271670 isoform X1, protein MRALKRTPTSSSPDPNSNSTPPPHPPSSSSSSSSSSSSSSSSSSSSSSWVHLRSVLFVVTSSSPASSSSSSSSSSSSSDRGRLKSPWSRKKRKHALSPQQWRSLFTPDGKLRDGGIKFLKKVRSGGVDPSIRTEVWPFLLGVYDLSSTEEERDAVRVQKRKEYEKLRKQCQSLLKFGTESIKLDDDEMNCNKEGDTQHVAHGDASPTLEDVVSARESISSDEKGSNLRYLDGTSGVLLERDDSSRQMAIADADASALNTESSDSDSSEDPEVSQTFPSSDGREDNDPDFNSKNSSPLVTEVTSKFRNNEDFTTWQRIIRLDAVRANAEWIAYAPSLAAVSDDKARHFAEIVGLKDYDHLESCRIFHAARLVTILEAYALYDPEIGYCQGMSDLLSPIVTVITEDHEAFWCFVGFMRKARHNFRLDEVGIRKQLNIVSRIIKFKDSHLYRHLQDLEAEDCFFVYRMVVVLFRRELTFEQTLCLWEVMWADQAAIRAGVGKSAWSRIRQRAPPTEDLLLYAIAASVLQKRKLIIEKYNSMDEIIRECNSMAGQLDVWKLLDDAHDLVVTLHEKIETSLNE, encoded by the exons ATGAGAGCTCTTAAACGGACTCCAACTTCCTCTTCTCCGGATCCCAATTCCAATTCTACTCCTCCTCCTCATCctccttcatcttcatcttcctcatcCTCATCCTCATCCTCATCCTCCTCCtcatcctcctcctcctcctcatGGGTTCATTTGCGTTCGGTTCTATTTGTTGTCACTTCCTCTTCACcggcttcttcttcctcctcctcctcctcctcctcctcctcctctgaTCG GGGGCGCCTTAAATCACCTTGGTCACGCAAGAAAAGGAAGCACGCACTTTCACCCCAACAATGGAGAAGTTTGTTTACGCCAGATGGGAAACTTAGAGATGGTGGcattaagtttttgaaaaaagttcGAAGTGGA GGTGTAGATCCAAGTATTAGAACTGAGGTCTGGCCGTTCCTTCTTGGAGT CTATGACTTGAGCAGTactgaagaagaaagagatgcTGTAAGAGTACAGAAGAG gaaagaatatgaaaaactTCGCAAACAATGCCAATCTTTACTGAAGTTTGGGACTGAGAGTATAAAGTTGGATGATGATGAGATGAACTGCAACAAGGAGGGGGACACTCAGCATGTTGCTCATGGTGATGCCTCTCCTACTTTGGAAGATGTGGTTAGTGCCAGAGAATCTATTTCTAGCGACGAAAAGGGCTCAAACTTAAGATACTTGGATGGAACCTCGGGTGTTTTGTTGGAAAGGGATGACAGTTCTAGACAGATGGCTATCGCTGATGCTGATGCTTCTGCTCTAAATACTGAATCATCTGATTCAGATTCTTCTGAGGATCCTGAAGTTAGTCAAACATTCCCTTCCTCAGATGGTAGAGAAGATAATGATCCTGATTTCAATTCCAAAAATTCATCTCCCTTGGTAACAGAGGTTACATCCAAATTTCGCAACAATGAAGACTTTACAACATGGCAGCGGATCATTCGCCTTGATGCGGTACGTGCAAATGCAGAATGGATAGCCTACGCACCATCCCTAGCAGCAGTTTCGGATGATAAGGCCAGACATTTTGCCGAGATTGTTGGTTTGAAAGATTACGATCATCTAGAGTCCTGTAGGATCTTTCATGCTGCTAGATTAGTGACTATTCTTGAAGCATATGCTTTATATGACCCTGAAATTGGGTATTGCCAAGGAATGAGTGATCTGCTTTCTCCTATAGTCACTGTGATAACTGAAGATCATGAGGCATTTTGGTGCTTTGTCGGCTTCATGCGGAAAGCTCGACATAACTTTAGGCTTGATGAGGTTGGGATTCGAAAGCAACTGAACATTGTATCTAGAATCATCAAATTCAAGGACTCTCACCTTTACAGACACCTACAAGACCTCGAAGCGGAGGATTGCTTTTTCGTTTATAGGATGGTTGTGGTACTGTTTAGAAGGGAATTAACATTTGAACAGACGTTGTGCCTTTGGGAGGTGATGTGGGCTGATCAGGCAGCTATTAGAGCTGGTGTAGGTAAATCAGCTTGGAGCAGAATTAGGCAACGAGCCCCACCCACGGAGGACTTACTGCTCTATGCAATTGCTGCCTCAGTTTTACAGAAGAGGAAATTGATCATAGAAAAATACAACAGCATGGACGAAATTATTAGGGAGTGCAACAGCATGGCCGGGCAACTTGATGTGTGGAAACTATTGGACGATGCTCATGATTTGGTGGTGACCCTCCATGAGAAGATCGAAACTTCACTTAATGAGTAA